A genome region from Bemisia tabaci chromosome 3, PGI_BMITA_v3 includes the following:
- the LOC140224140 gene encoding uncharacterized protein, whose product MSPPLITLSHMPDDAECLSLWIYEPGPSNSTQTVHTVTPKSHPVSVSPCLESSTSVSDADIVNLISQSPPGERRKASESPKTGTRKSPRLQQQQQAHASVAPETSKRKLFPEVDFTISDHKKLEETIKKEPKGKAVLTNYATTKSLSNKEKGVIANIIAAVELKDSPTSEIKTSRLKELSKFVCRLFPTEDQEEWYSPHKTVNKISVRAKGRLQNIRDNIRKGLIAAGAVSSQRSRKAKHVVLVSEKPTETAKELQDKVSHLKKSTKITASTKTYWRETADIRWNEWKDQPIHKIFEAYPILGLDEGWELFEIDFELKYPKQVHSLEVNWSNFKECLLSFTREKCKTDKNAVAVVKQNNINLNEEDDDLSTIEAAKLLALTLNRCTNIGNWKLEKQDIINGFMPVATSEVDIASKIDAKKSKYATIGRGSQMQVFPIALDFEAETKGCVYVLDKLYRVSSPLVALDLSFKITQVLGTEYPKEAKVSWMYLQKHLYNIHTEFDVTYAEERKLLKALLEHKLKVQQDQSKA is encoded by the exons ATGAGTCCACCTCTAATCACGTTATCTCATATGCCTGATGATGCCGAATGTCTTTCTCTGTGG ATCTATGAACCTGGTCCTAGCAACAGTACTCAAACAGTACACACAGTAACTCCCAAGTCCCACCCAGTCAGTGTATCACCATGTCTCGAGAGTTCTACAAGTGTGAGTGACGCTGATATTGTAAACTTGATTTCTCAGTCACCTCCAGGAGAAAGAAGGAAAGCGTCTGAAAGCCCCAAGACGGGAACACGTAAAAGTCCTAGACTGCAACAGCAACAGCAGGCTCACGCTTCAGTTGCTCCTGAGACTTCAAAAAGGAAATTGTTTCCGGAGGTTGACTTCACAATAAGTGAccataaaaaattagaggaaacaattaaaaaagaacCCAAAGGAAAAGCAGTTCTGACCAACTATGCTACTACCAAATCCCTGAGCAACAAAGAGAAAGGGGTAATTGCCAACATTATTGCAGCTGTTGAGCTCAAAGATTCACCAACTTCAGAAATTAAAACCTCTCGACTGAAGGAACTGAGTAAGTTTGTGTGTCGTCTCTTTCCTACCGAGGATCAGGAAGAATGGTACTCTCCGCATAAGACAGTCAACAAGATTTCAGTGCGTGCCAAAGGACGCCTTCAAAATATTCGAGATAACATAAGGAAGGGACTTATAGCAGCTGGCGCGGTTTCAAGCCAAAGGTCTCGTAAGGCCAAACACGTGGTGCTAG TTTCAGAGAAACCAACTGAAACTGCCAAGGAGTTACAAGATAAAGTTTCCCACTTgaaaaaatctacaaaaattACTGCATCAACTAAAACTTACTGGAGAGAAACAGCTGATATTAGATGGAATGAATGGAAAGACCAGCCCATCCATAAGATATTTGAAGCCTATCCCATTCTTGGTCTTGACGAAGGCTGGGAATTA tttgaaattgattttgaattaaaataccCAAAACAAGTCCATTCATTAGAGGTTAACTGGAGCAACTTCAAAGAATGTTTACTAAGCTTCACTCGAGAGAAATGCAAAACCGACAAGAATGCAGTTGCAGTTGTGAAACAAAATAACATAAACTTAAATGAAgaag ATGATGATCTGTCAACGATAGAAGCTGCCAAGCTTCTGGCTCTCACCTTAAACCGTTGTACAAATATTGGCAACTGGAAATTAGAAAAACAGGACATCATAAACGGATTCATGCCGGTAGCCACCTCAGAAGTTGATATTGCAAGTAAGATTGACGCTAAAAAATCCAAATATGCCACCATCGGACGTGGATCTCAAATGCAAGTATTCCCGATTGCCTTGGATTTTGAAGCAGAAACAAAAGGTTGTGTATATGTACTTGACAAGCTTTACAGAGTTAGTTCACCTTTAGTAGCCTTGGACTTGAGTTTCAAAATAACGCAAGTCTTAGGGACCGAATATCCAAAAGAAGCCAAAGTCTCATGGATGTATCTTCAAAAGCATCTGTACAACATCCACACTGAATTTGATGTAACCTATGCTGAAGAAAGGAAGCTCTTGAAAGCATTGCTTGAGCACAAATTAAAAGTACAGCAAGACCAATCAAAAGCCTAg